Proteins from a genomic interval of Equus quagga isolate Etosha38 chromosome 13, UCLA_HA_Equagga_1.0, whole genome shotgun sequence:
- the LOC124249668 gene encoding zinc finger protein 211-like: MNMGLDAWGVDCRSLERGCLWFHISHSWQGSVTFEDVVVYFSWEEWGLLDETQRCLYHDVMLENFALVTSLGCWYGMEDEEAPSMQSVSVEQMSLGKTPNLGPPIQKTHPCEKCVLVGGEILYLAEYQGSHLGQKSYTCEACGKQFWFSPNVHQHQKQTEEKPFRREMDKASFMTSCKIHVSGKPCTCGEVGKDFLAMLSLLQHQATLKEAKPHGSLKCGEAFHSEKGHYKYSEDGKSVSYEYKLFQHQQIHTRESYNCDNPFNQSSILSDCQRVTGAKSHQCSECGKSFSQSYSLIQHYRIHTGARPYKCSECGKAFSYKFRLVQHLQIHTRVKPYECGECRKSFSYSSTLIKHQRVHTGARPYKCGECGNSFSQSSNLIQHQKIHSGARPYKCSECGKAFSYKCKLVQHLRIHTGERPYECGDCGKSFSHRSTLNQHRRIHTGARPYKCDECEKSFSQKSNLIQHWRVHTGERPYECGECGKSFSQSSHIIQHRKLHTR, from the exons ATGAACATGGGGTTAGATGCGTGGGGGGTGGATTGTAGGTCTTTGGAGAGGGGCTGTTTGTGGTTTCATATCTCCCATTCATGGCAGGGCAGTGTGACCTTTGAAGACGTGGTTGTATACTTCTCCTGGGAGGAGTGGGGTCTCCTTGATGAGACTCAGAGATGCCTCTACCacgatgtgatgctggagaactttgCCCTTGTGACCTCACTGG gTTGTTGGTATGGAATGGAGGATGAGGAGGCCCCTTCTATGCAGAGTGTTTCTGTGGAACAGATGTCACTGGGCAAGACTCCAAATTTAGGTCCACCCATTCAGAAGACTCACCCCTGTGAGAAATGTGTCCTGGTTGGGGGAGAGATTTTGTACCTGGCTGAGTACCAAGGATCACATCTTGGGCAGAAATCATACACCTGTGAGGCATGTGGAAAACAATTCTGGTTCAGTCCAAACGTCCACCAGCACCAAAAGCAAACTGAAGAGAAGCCATTCAGACGGGAGATGGACAAGGCCTCATTTATGACGAGCTGTAAAATCCACGTGTCAGGGAAGCCCTGTACTTGTGGGGAAGTTGGGAAGGACTTCCTAGCTATGTTGAGTCTTCTCCAGCATCAGGCCACTCTCAAAGAGGCAAAGCCACATGGCAGTCTCAAGTGTGGGGAGGCCTTTCATAGTGAAAAAGGTCATTACAAGTATAGTGAAGATGGGAAATCAGTCAGCTACGAATATAAACTTTTTCAGCATCAGCAAATTCACACTAGAGAAAGTTACAACTGTGACAACCCCTTTAACCAAAGCTCCATCCTCAGTGATTGCCAGAGAGTTACAGGAGCAAAGTCTCACCAGTGCAGcgaatgtgggaaatcctttagCCAAAGCTACAGCCTCATTCAACACTACAGAATTCACACTGGAGCAAGGCCTTATAAATGCAGTGAATGCGGAAAAGCCTTCAGCTACAAGTTCAGACTTGTTCAGCACCTGCAGATTCACACTAGAGTGAAGCCTTATGAATGTGGTGAATGTAGGAAATCCTTTAGCTACAGCTCTACTCTCATTAAACACCAGAGAGTGCACACTGGAGCCAGGCCTTATAAGTGTGGCGAGTGTGGGAATTCATTTAGCCAAAGCTCCAACCTCATTCAACACCAGAAAATTCACAGTGGAGCAAGGCCTTATAAATGCAGcgaatgtggaaaagccttcagctACAAATGCAAACTTGTTCAGCACCTgcgaattcacactggagagaggCCTTATGAATGTGGTGACTGTGGGAAATCCTTTAGCCACAGGTCCACTCTAAATCAACACcggagaattcacactggagccAGACCGTATAAGTGTGATGAGTGTGAAAAATCCTTTAGCCAAAAGTCCAACCTCATTCAGCACTGGAGAGTTCACAcgggagaaaggccttatgagtgtggggaatgtgggaaatcctttagCCAAAGCTCCCACATCATTCAACACAGAAAACTTCACACCAGATAA